A region from the Variovorax paradoxus genome encodes:
- a CDS encoding DUF4150 domain-containing protein, translating into MFANCQLMGMDLAIPDVCKTPAIPIPYPNFALGPTAIPKAWNILYLCTPAHNLATRTPITFGDNAGIGLGVAVQSVMGQSQHTLGAFTMLIKGSAQTRLTSMTRQNRGNAMGMRIVPSQPKILVLMA; encoded by the coding sequence ATGTTTGCCAATTGCCAGTTGATGGGCATGGACCTTGCCATTCCCGACGTCTGCAAGACGCCGGCCATTCCGATTCCATACCCCAACTTCGCGCTCGGCCCCACCGCGATTCCGAAAGCCTGGAACATCCTCTACCTGTGCACCCCCGCGCACAACCTGGCGACGCGCACGCCGATCACCTTCGGCGACAACGCGGGCATCGGCCTGGGCGTGGCGGTGCAGAGCGTGATGGGCCAGTCCCAGCACACGCTGGGCGCGTTCACGATGCTGATCAAGGGCTCGGCGCAGACGCGCCTGACGAGCATGACGCGACAGAATCGCGGCAACGCGATGGGCATGCGCATCGTGCCGAGCCAGCCCAAGATCCTGGTGCTGATGGCCTGA
- a CDS encoding DUF3540 domain-containing protein, whose amino-acid sequence MNVASLRSPSIQPTATEQRTSAEGGAVNALGSVTSALPGGLYSVESDGRVLHCQRAASCLLRPEIGDLVLVSGPDAKRLYLTAVAEQADARTSRLDVSGDLTLASERGAVSIESATRLSLQGRERLCMDTPQLEIDADTADCRVGRLAYQGEEAEARVLSMRVIGRVYEVIVDRLVHLSKTAFRMTEGIDQVRASHIDYQASEMARLHGRNTVVTAQDLIKADASQIHMG is encoded by the coding sequence ATGAATGTCGCTTCCCTGAGATCTCCATCCATCCAACCAACAGCCACCGAGCAGCGCACGAGCGCGGAGGGCGGCGCCGTCAACGCGCTCGGCAGCGTCACCTCGGCGTTGCCCGGCGGCCTCTACAGCGTCGAGAGCGACGGCCGCGTGCTGCATTGCCAGCGTGCCGCCAGCTGCCTGCTGCGCCCCGAGATCGGCGACCTGGTGCTCGTGAGCGGGCCCGATGCGAAGCGCCTCTATCTCACCGCAGTGGCCGAGCAGGCCGATGCGCGCACCTCGCGCCTGGACGTGAGCGGCGATCTCACCCTGGCTTCCGAGCGCGGCGCGGTCAGCATCGAAAGTGCGACGCGGCTGTCGCTGCAGGGCCGCGAACGCCTGTGCATGGATACGCCGCAGCTGGAAATCGACGCTGACACGGCTGACTGCCGCGTGGGCCGGCTCGCCTACCAGGGCGAGGAGGCCGAGGCCAGGGTGCTCAGCATGCGCGTGATCGGCCGCGTCTACGAAGTCATCGTCGACCGACTGGTGCACCTGAGCAAGACCGCATTTCGGATGACCGAGGGCATCGACCAGGTGCGAGCGTCGCACATCGACTACCAGGCCAGCGAGATGGCGCGGCTGCACGGCAGGAACACCGTGGTCACGGCGCAGGACCTGATCAAGGCCGACGCCAGCCAGATTCACATGGGCTGA
- a CDS encoding pentapeptide repeat-containing protein produces MTPTRIQAMVQHGDEVREKNLKGLDFHGFDLSGGIFSSCDFSGADLSGAKLEGSVFNQCRFADADLASAVLVECVFSRCEAPGARMPGATLDGVMFESCNLAGVDFSGADLGHASFDNDVLDDASFADVRLEKLSVYSCTLLRADFSRVQVRATFYRTDLRSAVFAGCSYDKTIFIESKLAGQAFRGQSFENCQFTDADLSDCDFEGATLARCNFKGALLEGGNLRRVRAPQCLFPQVRMKGVACTGGVFTQSIWIDADLEGVDFTGADLEQCVFHRARCGAASFGESTLTYADFSYADLHDADFGGATFMRTKMHRALTEGTRFSDRGGLLPNDPDLFAAEEFSARRARP; encoded by the coding sequence ATGACGCCCACACGCATCCAGGCCATGGTCCAGCACGGCGACGAGGTCCGCGAAAAAAACCTGAAGGGGCTGGACTTCCACGGCTTCGACCTGTCGGGCGGCATCTTCTCGTCGTGCGATTTCAGCGGGGCCGATCTCTCGGGCGCGAAGCTCGAAGGCAGCGTGTTCAACCAGTGCCGCTTCGCCGATGCGGACCTCGCCTCGGCGGTGCTGGTCGAATGCGTCTTCAGCCGGTGCGAGGCGCCCGGTGCGCGCATGCCCGGCGCAACGCTCGACGGCGTCATGTTCGAGAGCTGCAACCTGGCGGGCGTGGACTTCTCGGGCGCGGACCTGGGCCATGCCTCGTTCGACAACGACGTGCTGGACGACGCATCGTTCGCCGACGTCCGCCTGGAAAAGCTCAGCGTCTATTCATGCACGCTGCTGCGCGCCGATTTCTCGCGCGTGCAGGTGCGCGCCACGTTCTATCGGACCGACCTGCGCTCGGCGGTGTTCGCCGGCTGCAGCTACGACAAGACCATCTTCATCGAGTCCAAGCTCGCGGGGCAGGCCTTTCGCGGCCAGTCTTTCGAGAACTGCCAGTTCACCGACGCCGACCTCAGCGACTGCGACTTTGAAGGCGCGACGCTCGCGCGCTGCAACTTCAAGGGTGCGCTGCTCGAAGGCGGCAACCTGCGGCGTGTGCGCGCGCCGCAGTGCCTCTTTCCGCAAGTGCGCATGAAGGGCGTGGCGTGCACGGGTGGGGTATTCACCCAGAGCATCTGGATCGATGCCGACCTGGAAGGCGTCGATTTCACTGGCGCCGATCTCGAGCAGTGCGTGTTCCACCGTGCGCGCTGCGGCGCGGCCAGCTTCGGGGAATCGACGCTGACATACGCCGATTTTTCGTATGCCGACCTGCACGACGCCGACTTCGGGGGCGCCACGTTCATGCGCACGAAGATGCACCGTGCGCTGACCGAAGGCACGCGCTTTTCCGATCGCGGCGGCTTGCTGCCGAACGATCCCGATCTTTTCGCGGCCGAGGAATTCTCGGCGCGTCGAGCCAGACCCTGA
- a CDS encoding DUF2169 family type VI secretion system accessory protein, whose product MKIFKPLRMSMLTRPFIKDRRHWLAMTAIVMTDGFGRDAKLVPEPDCWKTFAAELGSEFSFDLGMPKANPEFLVTGNAYTCHQPDRTQSAVAVRVGRRTKALHVFGDRFWVDGRASAPQPFDTLRLDWQHAFGGPGFAENPEGIGHADELVNGLRTRRLPNIELPHAMLHRPDQQAVPAGFGLVGIERPSRMQRLGKQYDEHWKQNLFPGYARDMDWNYFNAAPPDQWLAPGDGELAGAEFEILNMHPGYPVQRGRIPDWRARGFVVRGAYRNKLDGAVLEDLPLHLSTAWFFPHLERIGLVYHGVTEIAEDDAADISHAMMAMEEGSAPPLPLADYREVLVIRCEAEDRALYLLRDEQLMPEHILGPWPELDLTALPPSPLRRNMEARAERMRSEVREKAKRDGVDMSRFEAQESDMAAPKPPTSMRELPSYIEKTRAMIADQRAKMEEVRAEMAAAAEANAVESRKAGFDSSTLMGQSMTAKQKGPPKIDAWSRIEKLRQSPAAPGTRPMSQEAADELKQLSRTAGDQLTANYRRMAQHQDAADAMSPEAAAQTRAEAERILADGRDFSDLDLTGADFSGMDLRGTRWRRTLLESADFSGCVLDDADFGEALLVRARFSRTSLRGAGFAKANMVLAICESADFSGARFDGTQLDELRAEGCDFSDAKLDDLTLDKAHLSDCRFDRAQLVSVDFFDESELHRVSFDHARLRKVSWHNCVVSGMVFAGAALDTCDWTDSECRGGVDFSDARVESTCFVGASKLGETKFQRAVLIDCNLRDAVLDAADFTGARMDNTDFSNASMRHAVLVDADARDSSFVRTDLTGATLAGANLIGANLQKALLASANFHRANLFQADLGQCLIDEFTRFDEAYTGQVKTVPRRAPQPTEADRP is encoded by the coding sequence ATGAAGATCTTCAAGCCGCTGCGCATGAGCATGCTCACCCGTCCCTTCATCAAGGACCGCCGCCACTGGCTTGCCATGACCGCGATCGTCATGACCGACGGCTTCGGCCGCGACGCGAAGCTGGTGCCGGAACCCGATTGCTGGAAAACCTTCGCCGCCGAGCTCGGCAGCGAGTTCTCCTTCGATCTCGGCATGCCCAAGGCGAACCCCGAGTTCCTCGTGACGGGCAATGCCTACACCTGCCACCAGCCCGACCGCACACAGAGCGCGGTGGCGGTGCGGGTTGGCCGGCGCACCAAGGCGCTGCACGTGTTCGGTGACCGCTTCTGGGTCGACGGCCGCGCGAGCGCGCCGCAACCGTTCGACACGCTGCGGCTCGATTGGCAGCACGCTTTCGGCGGCCCCGGATTTGCCGAGAACCCCGAGGGCATCGGCCATGCGGACGAGCTCGTCAACGGCCTGCGCACGCGCCGCCTGCCCAACATCGAGCTGCCGCACGCGATGCTGCACCGTCCCGACCAGCAGGCCGTTCCCGCGGGATTCGGCCTGGTCGGCATCGAGCGGCCCTCGCGCATGCAGCGCCTCGGAAAGCAGTACGACGAGCACTGGAAGCAGAACCTCTTTCCGGGCTATGCGCGCGACATGGACTGGAACTACTTCAACGCCGCGCCGCCGGACCAGTGGCTCGCGCCCGGCGACGGCGAACTGGCCGGCGCCGAGTTCGAGATCCTGAACATGCACCCCGGATACCCGGTGCAGCGGGGCCGCATTCCCGACTGGCGCGCGCGCGGCTTCGTGGTGCGCGGCGCGTATCGCAACAAGCTCGACGGCGCGGTGCTCGAAGACCTGCCGCTGCACCTGAGTACCGCATGGTTCTTTCCGCATCTGGAGCGCATCGGCCTGGTCTATCACGGCGTGACCGAGATCGCCGAGGACGATGCCGCCGACATCAGCCACGCCATGATGGCGATGGAGGAGGGCAGCGCGCCGCCGCTGCCGCTCGCGGACTACCGCGAGGTGCTGGTGATCCGCTGCGAGGCCGAAGACCGCGCGCTCTACCTCTTGCGCGACGAGCAGCTGATGCCCGAGCACATCCTTGGCCCGTGGCCCGAACTGGACCTCACTGCGCTGCCGCCGTCGCCCCTGCGGCGCAACATGGAGGCGCGCGCCGAGCGCATGCGCTCGGAAGTGCGGGAGAAGGCCAAGCGGGACGGCGTCGACATGTCCCGCTTCGAAGCGCAGGAGAGCGACATGGCGGCGCCCAAGCCGCCGACGTCGATGCGTGAGTTGCCATCCTACATCGAGAAGACGCGCGCCATGATCGCGGACCAGCGCGCGAAGATGGAAGAGGTGCGCGCCGAGATGGCGGCGGCTGCCGAAGCCAATGCGGTCGAATCGCGCAAGGCGGGCTTCGACAGCTCGACGCTGATGGGGCAGAGCATGACTGCGAAGCAGAAGGGGCCGCCGAAGATCGACGCCTGGTCGCGCATCGAGAAGCTGCGGCAGTCGCCCGCCGCGCCGGGCACGCGCCCCATGTCGCAAGAGGCGGCCGATGAGTTGAAGCAACTGTCCCGAACCGCGGGCGACCAGCTCACCGCCAACTACCGGCGCATGGCGCAGCACCAGGATGCGGCCGATGCGATGTCGCCCGAGGCGGCCGCGCAAACGCGCGCCGAGGCCGAACGCATCCTGGCCGATGGCCGCGACTTCTCGGACCTGGACCTCACCGGCGCGGACTTCTCGGGCATGGACCTGCGCGGCACGCGCTGGCGGCGCACGCTGCTGGAGAGCGCCGACTTCAGCGGTTGCGTGCTCGACGACGCTGACTTCGGCGAGGCGCTGCTGGTGCGCGCACGCTTTTCGCGCACCTCGCTGCGCGGCGCCGGCTTCGCCAAGGCCAACATGGTGCTGGCCATCTGCGAGAGCGCCGATTTCTCGGGAGCCCGCTTCGACGGGACCCAGCTCGACGAGCTGCGTGCCGAGGGCTGCGATTTCTCGGATGCGAAGCTCGATGACCTGACGCTGGACAAGGCCCATCTGAGCGACTGCAGGTTCGACCGCGCGCAACTCGTCTCGGTGGACTTTTTCGACGAGAGCGAACTGCACCGGGTCAGCTTCGACCATGCGCGCCTGCGCAAGGTCTCATGGCACAACTGCGTCGTCTCCGGAATGGTTTTTGCGGGCGCCGCGCTCGACACCTGCGACTGGACCGACAGCGAATGCCGCGGCGGCGTCGATTTCTCGGATGCGCGCGTGGAGAGCACCTGCTTCGTCGGCGCCAGCAAGCTGGGCGAGACGAAATTCCAGCGCGCGGTGCTGATCGACTGCAACCTGCGCGACGCGGTGCTCGATGCCGCCGATTTCACCGGCGCGCGGATGGACAACACCGACTTCTCGAACGCCTCGATGCGCCATGCCGTGCTGGTGGACGCCGACGCACGGGATTCGAGCTTCGTGCGCACCGATCTCACGGGTGCAACGCTCGCCGGTGCGAACCTGATCGGCGCGAACCTGCAGAAGGCCTTGCTCGCCTCGGCCAACTTCCATCGCGCGAACCTGTTCCAGGCCGACCTGGGCCAGTGCCTGATCGACGAGTTCACCCGTTTCGACGAGGCCTACACCGGGCAGGTCAAGACCGTGCCCCGGCGCGCGCCGCAGCCGACGGAGGCGGACAGGCCATGA